Genomic window (Rhododendron vialii isolate Sample 1 chromosome 4a, ASM3025357v1):
tccaaaagtcacaatatgataaagaaccatgtcaaaaagtcagaatattacataaactcagTTCCAATTTAGCaagtcataacctaatacatagacataacaaaccactcaactaggttacaataaacctaacttaacagcccaagtggttacaaaaaatagggCTATGTCatttcattcattttcctacgcttggcccatgcactgattcttgactaggaatgttgaaaaataaacataagtcaattttttcgtctttattaaaaaaattgaatttcgatcataattttttactttttagatttatctcgtcatgatgatgcaataactcccaaaaaattgacgaaaaactaacaaatacgaaaaaaatttgaataaggataaaaaaaaaaaccccagttggcttatttagccgaacgagtctgttttaacccccaaaaaaggggggccatatgattttgctgtttaaaggactaacggcggactaacggaagttagtaattggaccaaattggaacaaaatgaaaagtacagagtgtaaatcgagccaattacaattacagggaccaaattgacacaaacacttaattacatggactatttcagttttttctcCTAGTTTTATTAAACGTGAATGCATGTAATTGGGCTGCACATAATTGTGCTCAGAAAACCCCTTTCTAATGGTTTGTCCAGTCTGTGGACGTCCATTTTGACCCCATGAGGTTCTCAATTATATGATGTTTAGTTTCTTGCCTAccagtttaaaaaaatttctcttctttgacaaaaaaaactaCCCTTGTATTTTTTATCCCTAAGCTTGGCGTCGTTTCTTAAGAGGCGTGGAGTGGATTGACTTTCTCATTAACAATTATACTCCGGTAGTATTTTAGTTCAATTAGTTTGGCACCTAAGGGAATGATCGTCAGTGCCGTCTAAGAGCAAATGTGAGGCTCCACCCCTATCTAAAGCACCCAAATCGCCGGCAAGAAATTGCTGACGGAAGAATCTTCGTAGACGGGAAACTTggcctcttttttttgttttctaattgaACCTTGGTCTGGGGAACACTGTTTAATTTGGGTGCGAAAACTTATTTAGGAGGAAAACTAATagtaaataactaaatttaaaggaaaattctaaaatcagcccaattggctgacgatagtaggtgtgtgaatgtatattaaaggatgtaaaaagtgcacaaaaatacgtgtttttcttgtcttttagtgtgtttatcgtcagctcagtgggctgacaatagcaagaccgaaatTTAAATCCTTGTGTTTGGTTTACAAATCTCACTCACGGGATatctttctctctgtttttttgaaTGGATCCAGCTCCCTCCCCAGGAGGACCCTTGCATTATTCAAATTCAACGAATTATAGATTTATGTTGCGAGCTACTCTGCCAACAAAAGAGACTGCATTTTGATAAAACACTACCACAATAccataatttatttaaaaaaacaaaaaacaagaaaatcacgAGACGAACCCAGAAAATGGATTCACAAACCATCTTCAACATGAACAAAAAAGATCTTCAGTACCTTATTACACACAATTCCGACTTACCCAAATGAAGAACAATCTACTTTTAGGAAGCCTGACACATTACCCCATAATGCTATTAGGAAGCCTGACACATTACCTTGGTATACCCATTACAACAAAGTACCGCCTCTTAATACCGGGAGCTATTTAGCGGAAACGTCATGCTACAGTTGAAACTATATTGCCCAGATATGTCACTGGTGCTGGTAGAAAGACTTATTGGCGGCCCAGTGTAAGGGTCTACTTGTGCTTCTTCACTCAGCAAACTTTCACTCTCTTCATGACTTTGTTGATTAACCCATGGATCCTTTCTATACTTCCTCAAATGCTCCAATTCCATAACCACTTCTTTCATTAAAGGCCTCTCTTCACTTTTCAAACAAAGACACCTCTTCACAAGCTCCGCAATTGCTTGAAGTTGCTCTGACGTCCCTTCCCTCGCCACTCGAGGCTCCCAAATTTGGGACAACCTATTTTCTTTCATTGACAAAATGAAGTAGGTTGCCAAATTTCTTTCCCTTTCAGACCTCTCAAGACAAATAGGATTTTTTCCAGTCAATAATTCCGCCAGAACCACGCCAAAACTATAAACATCACTCTTCTCTGTTAACTGGCTAGATTGTAAGTACTCAGGATCCAAATAACCTATAGTCCCTTGTACAAGTGTAGACACTTGAGTTTGGTCCAAAGGGACTAATCTCGAAGCACCAAAATCAGCTATTTTTGCCACGTAATTAGAGTCTAGCAATATGTTGGCAGACTTGATATCTCTGTGAATTATCGGGATGGAAGCGGCAGAGTGAAGATAAGAAAGTGCACTGGCTGCTTCTATGGCTATTCTCAATCGATGATCCAACGTTAACCAGGATAATGTCTTATGAATATGCTGGTATAGCGtgccatttgaaatatattcGTAAACAAGCTCGGGAACTTCTGATTCGAAACAACACCCCAAGACCTTCACAACATTCCTATGGTTAACTTGTGTCAAGATCAACAACTCATTGATGAATTGCTCTACTTGGCTCACGTCCATTACTTTGGACTTCTTGATGGCGACTACGCATTGGTCAGGTAAAATTCCCTTGTAAACCACACCGTAACCACCTTGGCCAAGTATCCGGTCCTTGGCATAGTTGTTAGTGACTTTCTTTAGCTCTTCAGCTGTGAAGAATTTCGTCGACTGATCTGCActttttccatcaattgaagaaattttttgtttcattaataacCCACCATTTTGTTGGAAGAATTTCTCCCTTAGTTTGATTAGCTTCCTTCTCTTTATGCCGAAGTATAGCAAAGTTACACTTATCAGTAAAGACAAGAAGCCAAAGCTCAATCCTGCGGAAAATTTAGGTATTGATTCAGACGTCATTAGGTAATCTCTCTacttaaaacaaataaaaaatatttttgaagtaTGTTGTAATGTGCTTTGCCAAGACTTTTTGTTTCATGGGAGTAAATTGGCTATGATTGGAATGGATTAGTGGCAGTATATGTGATAtcattcacatttttttcaccattcgtgtctctcttttttcaccattcaattaattatagggtcttgaagttaacgaccggCCAAACCTCTAATGGCCTCAACGTTTGGAATGTTTGCCTATGTGGAAATAGAATATGTGACCTCATGGAAGAGCACACACAATTCTGTCTTTTTCCCCTTAAAAATGGATGAAACTTCCTTAATTTCCATTTAATGTGgaagaattctaaaaaaaattccttgatTTGTGGTACTATGTCAATGGTGAAATTTGAATATAAACCATAATAATGCGACAACTAGTATTCAATACAAAATGATACGATAAATTTATAAAGATTAAGTCTTCTCCATTTAAACTAAAACCCATCAAACTTCGTCACTAAGTTGAAATGTTGTTGCGTCCTCATTTTGATCGAGTACTCTCtataaaaaatgtttttgatcAGCTCGAAAAAACAAGGAAGTTTTTGATTAAGTCTTCTCCAATATTTCTTAAAAATGCACCGACCTCCCATGAAGTTTTTGAAATATCACTTCTCTCCCTTATTTTTCGAACTAATGTAAGGCTGACTTGaccagtttcaaaaaaaaaaaaaaaaaactttcgcTTTGACAGTGCAAATTTTGGAGACAAAAAATGGTGTGACAGCTCCGTTCAAAATACTTATGATAACTAGCTACTATGTTAATTAACCAGCAACCATATTAATTGTGCATGACTTTATCAAAAAGAGAATTATATTGGATTGAGTACTGCTACCGGTACAGAAAAATTAGTTGGGCAATTACGTACGTACATACCTAGAGTTAACGCTGAGAATTGTGAGGCCTTGGGAACGATGGGACGGCACCCAGTTCCGTTTGCTGTTCCATCGCCAGAGTAATGATCCACACATTTACAGCTAAAACTTCCTGGAGTATTGGTACAAGTCGCATTCGCATGACAGTTATTGAGGATGAGCCCGGAATTGTCACACTCGTCAATATCTGTCAATAATACATCATTAATAAGGAATTGGTAAGCTAGCTGAACTTGTTATTTTATATCGAAGTATTCTATCGGAAAGAATTTAAAACATCACTTTTACAAATGTCTATATATGTAACCAATAATTAAAGGTGGAGATTTAATATATACAAGCCGACAGAGCACTAATTAACTAATAGTACTTGCTTTGACCCATTCTTCCTTGTTTACTTACAACATCTCCAATCTTGatccattttaagactcaaatttaaaatttgggcaaaatcCTCAAAAATTCATATTCAATCATGACATAAATCCTTCCcaatttttgagttttacccatttttttgcccaaatttggGACAAGAAAAGGCTGACCCATTTTTCTAgcagctatatatatatatatatagagagagagagagagagagagacctggcgTACTCTCTGGATTGGGTGTCGACGACCTTGCCGgaggtccttttttttttttttttttcctaataggCACCTTGCCGGAGGTCTTGCGGGTGCCGGACTGGGCCTAGGCGATAGCGGAGGGCTTCTTGTAGCCGTAGTGGTGCtgggtgggtggtggtggttcgaagggagagagagggtgcAATGGGTGTGGGTCGGAGGAGGAAGACAGAcagagtcgagagagagagagagagacggtttgtgagagagagggggactGAATTTGGTTTTGATTGCTCTACTTTATTTACCATTATGCCATTAAGAATAATATATATAGgtaaaatttggatttgatggttggagatgtgcctacccaaaatgagtttttacccaaatttttacccaaatttgagtaaaaatttgggtcaaggctggagatgctcttatagcATCTTTACCAAATATATCTAAAGTTAACATCAAAATTATATACTTTGCTATCATCTCACGAAATTTAAATGGTGAGTTTCTGTGCTGCACTACTACAAATCCTTAAACTATGTTATTTTATCTTCCGTCCCACAAATTCATTTTGCTATTTACTTGTCTcaacaaattatatatattttgatattCACAATAATTTGTATgcttataaatattttttcaatagaATTAAGTGGTACCAATCAAACAATATACATATTATGCATAGAAAATATActctaaatttgaaaatataggAAATTTTATGAGAAATGTGAATGGTGTAAATTGACAATATTTATTGGAAGGGAAGGTGTATGACTTTTGATATATTTCTACTTTTATTGCtctaaatataaaataatatgaCTTTCACCTTACTAAAAAGTTTTGACCACACTTCTTTATTGCTTAATTACTTCTATTataattgttttcaaaatattgatTAGTTAGAAAATCATGTGTTATGCAAAAAAagcattattatttttgaatcatcTAGTCAAATATAACCTTTTAAATTTTGAGAATCCATGTTCAAATTGGTAAGAGAAAAACAAGTGAAAGAAAGGCAAGAGATGGAATTTTTTATTGTGAAACATGTGGAAAATGCATTCACACACAcatttatatatagatatatattgATTGATGTTTGACGGGTGAGGGTCGACATTCCCTATTTGAAGGATGACTTCAAATTATTTAGGATTTAAGGGATCTGTTGAAGCACAGATTTCATGTTTAATCGCttaaattttctatttgagaaatGTAAttaatggagatgctcttatgatCATGAGTTTACCCCAATAGCAGcataatttgaaaaaacaaaaatagcatAGCCAACAACAAACCTGTGCATCCAGGACTGAGATAAGGATTGCCCTTATAACCGTTTTTGCAGCTGCAAAGATATCCTCTATAGTACTCACTATTCGAATCAGTACATGAAGTATTGTCATGGCACGACGATGTACTCAAGTTTTTAGCTTCAGCACAAGTTTGGCTTCCAATCACAAAATCTAGTACCACGGGTACATTATCCAAGGTTCGGTTAATGAAATTGGCCCAGTCGTTGAAATCTGATTCACCGTTGAACTTAAAGCTATCCTGCTCCCCCAGAAATGCATAGGTACAGTAACTCCCAAATGACAAATCCTGTAAGAGACATAAGAACAAGATAGAAGAGAATGACTTTTCGATTAGTTTTGAACTTAAGaagaaaattgggaaaaaagatAATAGGGTGAAACTTCTATCCAAGGGACTGGAGCGTccaattttaccaatttggggCCGGGGACAATCGAAACCATTGATTTATCACAGCTTGTTGAGATCATCAATCATGTTGAATTTCATATGTACAGGATtaacaaagaatttttttaagaatacgGGATTAACAAAGAGTTTTTGTATCCTTGTTCacttcccttttcaaaaagtatttttcaaaaaatttcccctacttccaacatttctctctctatctctctccacttattacccttactatttttcaaaaaacttttcaaataccaaaccaaacacaacaaaacgtaATAATTAATATCTAATGGCATTTGATGAACATGATGGACTCCACAATGTTTAAACTTAAATATGATGATACGTTGGGTTAGAAACAACCAACAACTGGACAAATTAGACGGTGCAATGCCTTTTAGAGACTAGAGAAAACCTCTGTTGTCacacagagagggagagagagagaatgccttTTAGAGACTAGAGAAACAGAAGTCTAAGGTTCCCGACCGCGCGAAGGGATCCGACGGCGTGCCATGCCcactccggccatcggacggctgatccgagccatacaaaaattctaaaaaaaatcccGGGTTGGCTCTTGtgaaaatcaacggcatccgatgtgtatagGTGGTCGATCcaaatactccatttttttgtatacgtatataaaaaaagagagtgtttggatcggccgcCTACACACATCAGATGCCATTGATTTGGTTGGGAACTGTAGCACCGTTGCTAGAGAAAACCTCtgttgcaagagagagagagagaatgccttTTAGAGACTAGAGAAAACCTCTGttgccagagagagagagagagagagagaggtacatGTGATCCTTCACCTTGCAGGCCGGTTGGTTTGATGCTACAATAAAATTGAAGTGGATTGGATTAGGACTTGGGTACGTATCCTTAATATTGCTTTGTTCGGGAGGGGAGAATACTCCTATTTGTTTCTTTATATTGATCACTATGAGGAGAGTAAATATTAGCTAAATTATATTCTCCCTTTCCCTGCTCTTGATATCTACCCTCTCCATCTATcgatccaaaaatattttcctaactTTTGTTATCATTTTTGTTATCTAACCAAATTTTGGTATAGCTAATTACACAATCCAACAATTTGTATAATCCCATATGTCATCTAGCtagtgaattttttatttttatttttattttttggaaagcaAATTTTCATTAAGAGACTCtatataattaaaaaacaaaaaaacatgggCCAAGGCTAATATAACCTTTAGAGTCCTACAATCACCAAAAGGAAAAAGCAAAGAATCTCGTGGATCTTGCAAGTTCTCTCGAAGGGGGAAGCTGAATGGCGGAACTACCAGAGACAAGAGTGTCGGCCGGGAAAGATTGAATCGGCGACGGTAGTAGCAACGACGGTAGTAGCAACAGAAGAACGCGTGGACGCGAACATCCTTATGAAAGGGGGAAAcaatgatgtttgttattatcCCTATCTAATCGAATAAGGGGATTGATATGGTACATGAAAGTGTTCCATGAACATGAACATGAAAGAGGAATTAGCAGTTCAAATTTATAGCACATTAACGGTTCAAAATGCTGTGAATATGAACATGCACTTAATTCTTCTTTCATGTTTCTTTTCGTGGAACACTTTCATATATCCTAACAGTTTCCTTTTAAATATAGTTTTCAATCTGAATCCTCCTCTCTTTGTTGCCGCCAcggctgctctctctctctcactcacacaCATACAAGTTCTCTCTAGTTTCATTAATTATCT
Coding sequences:
- the LOC131324303 gene encoding wall-associated receptor kinase 1-like; this translates as MYLHALLLFLSRLLLAQPTLGMNTSTTNITANLAAVTNNSFFVAKPDCQPKCGDITVPYPFGIGNASSSGCSMSPWFNLTCDSTSYVPPKLFLGHIEVLSINPTQVRVRNTVAARCYDQSTGAITHDKPAWMKWGDAWPYTISDTANKFTVVGCDAFALISGRHEGRNFSTGCLSVCSKSADVVAGDCTGIGCCQIKIPNGLKNFEGSLGRVYGQTKDLSFGSYCTYAFLGEQDSFKFNGESDFNDWANFINRTLDNVPVVLDFVIGSQTCAEAKNLSTSSCHDNTSCTDSNSEYYRGYLCSCKNGYKGNPYLSPGCTDIDECDNSGLILNNCHANATCTNTPGSFSCKCVDHYSGDGTANGTGCRPIVPKASQFSALTLGLSFGFLSLLISVTLLYFGIKRRKLIKLREKFFQQNGGLLMKQKISSIDGKSADQSTKFFTAEELKKVTNNYAKDRILGQGGYGVVYKGILPDQCVVAIKKSKVMDVSQVEQFINELLILTQVNHRNVVKVLGCCFESEVPELVYEYISNGTLYQHIHKTLSWLTLDHRLRIAIEAASALSYLHSAASIPIIHRDIKSANILLDSNYVAKIADFGASRLVPLDQTQVSTLVQGTIGYLDPEYLQSSQLTEKSDVYSFGVVLAELLTGKNPICLERSERERNLATYFILSMKENRLSQIWEPRVAREGTSEQLQAIAELVKRCLCLKSEERPLMKEVVMELEHLRKYRKDPWVNQQSHEESESLLSEEAQVDPYTGPPISLSTSTSDISGQYSFNCSMTFPLNSSRY